The Corythoichthys intestinalis isolate RoL2023-P3 chromosome 1, ASM3026506v1, whole genome shotgun sequence genome has a segment encoding these proteins:
- the LOC130918847 gene encoding gastrula zinc finger protein XlCGF57.1-like has product MRCPADVTEKDFHHEKHNPLHVKQEEESEMPYIKQEAEPKTPDMKEEDQEVEIPKFPMGVSVKREENEGPSGAANPSTDSSFQHLTTKEEGRSQPDGLLVPLSDSDDITSHSSDFNTDEEDDDFDQNASKSLNESSLKRETKECAVGKPFACSLCDKTFPWKYNLEAHMRTHTGEKPFVCTLCGKRFIEKRCLNRHTSNHTGQKPFACTLCHKTFSSKYHLKRHMRTHTREKKPFVCTCCGKRFTQKGHLVSHTRNHTGEKPFACTLCDKRFTHSGNLNIHTRTHTGEKPFACTSCGKRFFDKRGLSRHASRHTGEKPFACTLCGKKFFTKANLNVHIRTHTGEKPFTCTHCGKRFTQKIDLERHKRTHTGEKPFACSLCGKRYADKTDFERHKRTHTGEKPFACTSCGKRFLDKRGLKRHTRRHTGEKPFACTLCGKRFVDKGGFNKHTRRHAGEKPCVVTVR; this is encoded by the coding sequence TGTCCTGCCGATGTCACCGAAAAAGATTTTCACCATGAGAAGCACAATCCCCTCCACGTTAAACAGGAAGAGGAGTCTGAGATGCCGTACATCAAACAGGAGGCAGAGCCAAAGACCCCCGACATGAAAGAAGAAGACCAGGAAGTTGAAATCCCCAAGTTTCCAATGGGTGTCAGTGTTAAGAGGGAAGAAAACGAAGGTCCGAGCGGAGCAGCGAACCCTTCGACCGACAGCTCATTTCAGCACTTGACGACAAAAGAAGAGGGACGATCGCAACCGGACGGCCTCTTAGTTCCGCTTTCGGACAGCGACGACATAACGTCACACTCTTCTGACTTTAATACTGATGAGGAGGATGatgactttgaccaaaatgcttcaaaatcttTAAACGAGTCATCATTGAAAAGAGAAACAAAGGAATGCGCGGTTGGGAAACCTTTTGCCTgttcactttgtgataaaacattTCCCTGGAAATATAACTTAGAGGCACAcatgcgtacacacactggagagaagccttttgtctgcacactttgtggtaaaagattcatcgAGAAGAGATGTTTAAACAGACATACAAGTAACCACACTGGacagaagcctttcgcctgcacactttgccaTAAAACATTTTCTTCGAAATATCATTTAAAAAGACACATGCGTACACACACCAGGGAGAAGAAGCCTTTTGTGTGCACGTGTTGTGGTAAACGATTCACTCAGAAGGGACATTTAGTATCGCACACAAGAaaccacactggagagaagccttttgcctgcacactttgtgataaaagattcACCCATAGTGGAAatttaaacattcacacaagaacacacactggagaaaagccttttgcctgcacatcttgtggtaaaagattctttGATAAGAGAGGTTTAAGCAGACACGCAAGCAGACACaccggagagaagcctttcgcctgcacactttgtggtaaaaaattctTCACGAAGGCAAATTTAAACGTTCAcataagaacacacactggagagaagcctttcaccTGCACacattgtggtaaaagattcactcagaagatTGATTTAGAAAGGCATAAgcgcacacacactggagaaaagccttttgcctgctcactttgtggtaaaagatacgCTGATAAGACTGATTTCGAAAGGCAcaagcgtacacacactggagaaaagccttttgcctgcacatcttgtggtaaaagattcctcGATAAGAGAGGTTTAAAGAGacacacaaggagacacactggagagaagccttttgcatgcacactttgtggtaaaagattcgtcGATAAGGGAGGTTTCAACAAACACACAAGAAGACatgctggagaaaagccttgtgTAGTGACGGtgagatga
- the LOC130918779 gene encoding gastrula zinc finger protein XlCGF57.1-like has protein sequence MPCIKREAEPETHDMKEEEQEDEIIAVTVGVKSEEDEGLSEQSTAANPSSGSSFQHVTTKGEGRSQPDGLLAPLSDSDDVTSHSSDFNSDEEDDDFDQNASKSLHKSSTKRDTKECVVEKPFTCTLCDKRFSHKHVLEQHKRTHTGEKPFACTSCGKRFTHKGNLTKHTRRHTGEKPFACTLCDKRFSQKTTLEIHKGTHTGEKPFTCTLCGKRFSLNSSLNRHKRTHTGEKPFACTSCGKLFTHKESLNKHVHTHTGEKPFACTLCDKRFYQKTDLETHKRTHTGEKPFACTSCGKRFTHKGNLSKHTLRHTGEKSFTCTLCDKRFYSKADLKLHQRTHTGEKPYVCTCCGKRFTQKGHFVLHTRNHAGEKPFECTFCGKKFVDKGGLNKHTSRHTGEKPFACTLCDKRFSQMNILEKHKLTHTGEKPFACICCGKRFTHKGNLNKHKRRHTGEKPFACTLCDKRFSEKSNLEIHKRTHTGEKPFECSLCGKRFAQKGNLVTHARTHTE, from the coding sequence ATGCCGTGTATCAAACGGGAGGCAGAGCCAGAGACCCACGACATGaaagaagaagaacaggaaGATGAAATCATTGCAGTGACCGTCGGTGTTAAGAGTGAAGAAGATGAAGGTCTAAGCGAACAGAGCACAGCAGCGAACCCTTCGAGCGGCAGCTCATTTCAGCACGTGACAACAAAAGGAGAGGGACGATCGCAACCGGACGGCCTCTTAGCTCCGCTTTCGGACAGCGACGACGTAACGTCACATTCTTCTGACTTTAATTCTGATGAGGAAGATGatgactttgaccaaaatgcttcaaaatcttTACACAAGTCATCAACGAAAAGAGACACAAAGGAATGTGTAGTCGAGAAACCTTTCacctgcacactttgcgataaaagattttctcatAAGCATGTTTTAGAACAGCataagcgtacacacactggagaaaagccttttgcctgcacatctTGTGGTAAACGATTCACCCATAAGGGAAATTTAAccaaacacacacgcagacacactggagagaagcctttcgcctgcacactttgtgataaaaggtTTTCTCAGAAGACTACTTTAGAAATACATAAgggcacacacactggagagaagcctttcaccTGCACACTTTGCGGTAAAAGATTTTCTCTGAATTCTAGTTTAAATAGACataagcgtacacacactggggaaaagccttttgcctgcacttcTTGTGGTAAACTATTCACCCATAAGGAAAGTTTAAACAaacacgtacacacacacactggagagaagccttttgcctgcacactctgcgataaaagattttatcAGAAGACTGATTTAGAAACGCataagcgtacacacactggagaaaagccttttgcctgcacatctTGTGGTAAACGATTCACCCATAAGGGAAATCTAAGCAAACACACACtcagacacactggagagaagtctttcacctgcacactttgcgataaaaggtTTTATAGTAAGGctgatttaaaactgcatcagcgcacacacactggagaaaagccttatgTCTGCACGTGTTGTGGTAAACGATTCACTCAGAAGGGACATTTCGTATTGCACACAAGAAACCacgctggagagaagccttttgagtgcacattttgtggtaaaaaattTGTCGATAAGGGAggtttaaacaaacacacaagcaggcacactggagagaagcctttcgcctgcacactttgcgataaaagattttctcagaTGAATATTTTAGAAAAGCATAAgcttacacacactggagaaaagcctttcgcctgcatatgttgtggtaaacgattcacccataagggaaatttaaacaaacacaaacgcagacacactggagagaagcctttcgcctgcacactttgcgataaaagattttctgagaagtctaattTAGAAATACATAAGCGCACACACACTGGTGAAAAGCCTTTTGAAtgctcactttgtggtaaaagattcgctCAGAAAGGAAATTTAGTAACCCacgcaagaacccacactgagtAA